Genomic window (Terriglobales bacterium):
ACTTCTAAAAGACTTGGGGTTAACGCAGGTCCGGTACCAGGCCAACAAGTGGCGAACGGCGGCGGCTTGTTAGGCGCTCTGCTAAAGGTTGCCGCCAACCAATGAGTTAGCCCCTCAGAGGCTCAAAATGGATAACGATAAGGAGAAAAACAATGGACTCGAGCACGAAGGATGAGATCAAAGGCACCTTTCATGAAGTGAAAGGCGCAGTCAAAAAGAAGGTAGGCCAAGTCACGAACAATCCTGACTTGGAGGCTGAAGGCAAAGCTGAACACAAGGCCGGCAAAGTTAAAAAAAAGGTCGGGCAGGTCAAAAAAGTACTCGGGATGTAAATCAGGCGGGCTCGGTCTGGAGCATGTTCCTGCGCTTATGACCCGGCACGGGCCCCCGGCTCCCCTTCGACTTCGCTCAGGGCTTGCTTCGCTCGGCTGCTGAGCCGCGCTGCCGCGCTACTCAGGAGGACGGCTTTCCACACTCGCATTGGCTTTCTGCCGGTTGCCGGCCGCAGGGTGCCCGCTAGCTCTTAGGCAGCGTGGGAATCGGCGGCCAGGAGAGGGCACTGCCCTGGAAAAGGGCGACGCAATCCTCGGTGCGCTTTTCCCCGTCGTGGACGGCGAAGTTGCGCGGCTTTCCGCTCGAGCTGTGGCCCCACAGGGAGACGCCGGCGTAGGCGCCGTCGCGCCGCAGGATGTAGAAGATCATGTCCACGAAGCGCAGCCGGGTCATGTCGCCGTTGAAGTTGCGCACGATGCGCTTCAAGGCGTCGAGGCCGGCCTCTTTCGGCTCCATGCCGCGGCGCATGTTCTCGACGACGGTGTGCGCGCCGCAGATCTTGATGTTCTCCTCGCCGCGGCCGGTGGCGCCCGCCGAGCCTACGTCCTGATCGGTCCAGCAGCCGGCGCCGATGATGGCGGAGTCGCCCACGCGCCCGGGAATCTTCCACGCCAGGCCGCAGGTGCTGGTGGCGCCGGATATCTCTCCCTTCTCATTGACCGCGGAGACGTGAATGGTGCCCGTCGGCGGAAAGAGCACGCGCTCGACCGCCTGCTGGCGGAAGGCGGGTTCGATGCCCAGTTGCGCGGCCACCTCTTCTACTTCCTTTTTGCGCTGTTCCAGATGCGCTTGGGGCGGAACCTCGACCGGAGGCTTCCAGTTGGGATCGGAGAGCCCCGGACCCCAGGAGTCCTGGTTGGACATGGTCTCCTTCCACAGCAGCCAGATCTTGCGCGAGCGTTCGGTGAGCAGGTTCTCCCGGGGAAAGCCCTGGGCGAGCGCGAAGCGGGTGGCGCCTTCGCCTACCAGCATCAGGTGGTCGGTGCGCTCCATGACGCGCTTGGCCAGCGCGCCGACGTTCTTGATGTCGTGGACACCGGCCACGGCGCCGGCGCGGCGCGTGGGCCCGTGCATGCAGCAGGCATCGAGCTCGACCACTCCCTCTTCGTTGGGCAGCCCGCCCAGGCCGACCGAGTCGTCCAGCGGATCGTCCTCCTGCACCTTGCACATGAAGAGGCAGGCATCCAGGGTGTCGCCGCCGCGGCGCATCAGCTCGTACGCGCCGTCCATGGACTGCGCCCCGGTGTATTTGGAGATGATGACCGCGCGCTTGGCCGCGGGAAAAGCCGGCGCCGGCTGTTCGGCGGCCGCCAGCGGCGAATCGAGCGAGGCCAGCAATGAGGCCGAGGTCACGGCTCCGGCGGCGGTGACAAAGTCTCTGCGGGTGAGCTTCATGGGGTCCTCCGTTGGGGAGAAGACCAAAGGATAGCTGAGTTGTTCTAGAAACGTTCTCGAAAAATAATCCGCTGTTGGTAGCCATCTCGTCGCTGCTACTTCCCAGAACGAATGTCATCCTGAGCGAGCCGCAAGCGCATGCGCA
Coding sequences:
- a CDS encoding CsbD family protein; amino-acid sequence: MDSSTKDEIKGTFHEVKGAVKKKVGQVTNNPDLEAEGKAEHKAGKVKKKVGQVKKVLGM
- a CDS encoding N(4)-(beta-N-acetylglucosaminyl)-L-asparaginase — encoded protein: MKLTRRDFVTAAGAVTSASLLASLDSPLAAAEQPAPAFPAAKRAVIISKYTGAQSMDGAYELMRRGGDTLDACLFMCKVQEDDPLDDSVGLGGLPNEEGVVELDACCMHGPTRRAGAVAGVHDIKNVGALAKRVMERTDHLMLVGEGATRFALAQGFPRENLLTERSRKIWLLWKETMSNQDSWGPGLSDPNWKPPVEVPPQAHLEQRKKEVEEVAAQLGIEPAFRQQAVERVLFPPTGTIHVSAVNEKGEISGATSTCGLAWKIPGRVGDSAIIGAGCWTDQDVGSAGATGRGEENIKICGAHTVVENMRRGMEPKEAGLDALKRIVRNFNGDMTRLRFVDMIFYILRRDGAYAGVSLWGHSSSGKPRNFAVHDGEKRTEDCVALFQGSALSWPPIPTLPKS